A window from Brucella sp. BE17 encodes these proteins:
- a CDS encoding HAD-IA family hydrolase, producing MTLSPFGKSFDAFLFDMDGTILSSIAATERVWGAWAEGHGIDRETFLPTIHGVRASDTIRRLDLGLDVEREAKNLLEAEMQDLDGIHPIDGVAAFLKALPQNRWAIVTSAPLELAKRRMAAAGLPMATTIVSAEDVSHGKPSPECFELGAERLGFNPHNCLVFEDAPAGILAGETAGASVLVVTATHLHSPKTSRASINSYRELDLVIEENGKLGLAMIA from the coding sequence GTGACACTTTCCCCCTTTGGTAAATCTTTTGACGCTTTTCTGTTTGATATGGATGGCACGATTTTAAGCTCTATCGCTGCCACAGAACGCGTCTGGGGCGCATGGGCTGAAGGCCACGGCATCGATCGGGAAACATTCTTGCCAACCATTCATGGCGTACGCGCATCCGATACAATTCGCAGGCTCGACCTTGGTCTGGATGTGGAACGCGAGGCCAAAAACCTGCTGGAAGCGGAAATGCAGGATCTCGATGGCATTCATCCCATCGATGGCGTTGCCGCGTTTTTAAAGGCTTTGCCGCAAAACCGCTGGGCTATCGTCACCTCCGCGCCGCTTGAGTTGGCAAAACGTCGTATGGCAGCGGCTGGCCTACCCATGGCGACAACAATTGTTTCGGCAGAAGACGTCAGTCACGGCAAGCCAAGCCCCGAATGTTTTGAGCTTGGCGCTGAAAGACTTGGCTTCAACCCGCACAACTGTCTGGTTTTTGAGGATGCCCCGGCCGGAATTCTCGCGGGCGAGACAGCTGGCGCTTCTGTTCTCGTCGTGACGGCAACGCATCTCCATTCCCCAAAAACATCCCGCGCAAGCATCAATAGCTATCGCGAGCTTGATCTCGTCATCGAGGAAAATGGAAAGCTCGGCCTTGCGATGATAGCCTGA
- a CDS encoding aldose epimerase family protein, with the protein MTTEVFGHAPDGQPVHRLTISNGPLAAKILTWGAAIQDLRMAGHDAALVIGYRDFDDYPAYSPHLGAIAGRSANRIRDARFVIDGKNYQVEANYFGRHNLHGGSKGLGNRVWNITGSGSDFVTLGTVAADGEMGFPGNLKVSCTYMLNDSGELIVRLEAVTDRPTVCSLLHHSYFNLDDGGEGDILDHQLKINADAYMPVDDALIPDGRILPVRDTVYDFREYRPIRRQETGQQIEYDINFCLSAMRGPIRSCASVKAARSGIRLDVATTEPGLQFYAGNTMANDCIGLTGKPYGKHAGFCLEPQVWPGSLEYPYFPQAILRPGEIYAQESRFAFSKE; encoded by the coding sequence GTGACGACAGAAGTTTTCGGACACGCACCGGATGGACAACCGGTTCATCGGCTAACCATTTCCAACGGGCCGCTGGCGGCCAAAATCTTAACGTGGGGCGCGGCCATTCAGGATCTGCGCATGGCTGGTCATGACGCGGCGCTTGTGATCGGCTATCGCGACTTTGACGATTATCCGGCGTATTCACCGCATCTGGGTGCAATAGCCGGTCGTTCCGCCAACCGAATCCGAGATGCTCGCTTTGTGATTGACGGCAAGAACTATCAAGTCGAAGCAAATTATTTCGGACGCCATAACCTGCACGGCGGCAGCAAAGGTCTGGGCAATCGGGTGTGGAACATCACCGGAAGCGGCTCCGATTTCGTCACGCTCGGTACCGTGGCCGCAGACGGTGAAATGGGCTTTCCGGGTAATCTCAAGGTAAGCTGCACCTATATGCTCAACGATAGCGGAGAGTTGATCGTGCGGCTGGAAGCGGTGACTGACAGGCCCACCGTCTGCAGTTTGTTGCATCACAGCTATTTCAATCTCGATGATGGTGGTGAGGGCGATATTCTCGATCACCAGCTCAAAATCAACGCCGATGCCTATATGCCGGTGGATGATGCGCTGATTCCCGATGGCCGCATATTGCCGGTGCGCGATACGGTTTATGATTTTCGTGAGTACCGACCAATCCGCCGTCAGGAAACAGGCCAGCAGATTGAATATGACATCAATTTCTGCTTGTCCGCAATGCGGGGGCCGATACGGTCATGCGCTTCGGTGAAGGCTGCGCGCTCTGGCATCCGACTCGATGTTGCAACGACCGAACCCGGTTTGCAATTCTATGCTGGCAATACCATGGCCAATGATTGTATCGGCCTGACTGGAAAGCCCTATGGCAAACATGCGGGCTTTTGTCTGGAGCCGCAGGTCTGGCCTGGTTCGCTCGAATATCCCTATTTTCCGCAGGCTATCCTGCGCCCCGGTGAAATCTACGCGCAGGAAAGCCGCTTCGCCTTTTCCAAAGAATGA
- a CDS encoding DUF1045 domain-containing protein codes for MRYAIYYTPPSSDALLKVAANWLGRNAFSGEAVKAPAIRSFAPAEIVNLTEEPRRYGFHGTMKAPFRLKDGFTENDLLSALMHFTSAALPVTIPRLVLKGIGPFFALVPQEPVAELNQLANDVVVAFDRFRAPLSDAEIARRRPERLSEAQRHNLERWGYPYVFEEFRFHMTLTGPVDEQDRPRIERRLDEFFAPLLDDSVEISNLALFVEPEKGTPFEIHSLHPLTGGEKKVRALRPVGRP; via the coding sequence ATGCGTTATGCGATTTATTACACGCCGCCATCAAGCGACGCGCTTTTGAAAGTTGCCGCCAACTGGCTGGGTCGCAACGCCTTTAGCGGGGAGGCCGTCAAAGCTCCGGCGATTCGCTCGTTCGCCCCGGCAGAAATCGTAAATCTCACCGAAGAACCCCGCCGTTACGGCTTTCACGGTACGATGAAAGCGCCTTTCCGGCTCAAAGACGGTTTTACGGAAAACGATCTTCTGTCAGCGCTGATGCATTTCACCTCTGCTGCCTTGCCTGTGACTATCCCGCGCCTTGTACTAAAGGGCATCGGCCCTTTTTTTGCGCTCGTGCCGCAAGAACCTGTGGCTGAACTCAATCAACTGGCCAATGATGTCGTGGTGGCGTTTGATCGCTTTCGTGCGCCACTAAGTGATGCTGAAATCGCCAGACGTCGTCCCGAACGTCTAAGCGAAGCACAACGTCACAATCTGGAGCGCTGGGGTTATCCCTATGTTTTTGAAGAATTCCGTTTTCACATGACGCTGACCGGACCGGTCGATGAACAGGATCGCCCGCGCATCGAACGCAGGCTGGACGAGTTTTTCGCGCCCTTGCTTGACGATTCGGTAGAGATATCCAATCTTGCCCTGTTCGTGGAGCCGGAAAAAGGTACACCTTTTGAGATACACTCGCTGCATCCGCTGACGGGCGGTGAAAAGAAGGTCCGCGCTCTGCGACCAGTGGGAAGGCCGTAA
- the dusA gene encoding tRNA dihydrouridine(20/20a) synthase DusA, producing MTDNISNYPDIKFAVAPMIDWSDRHCRFFHRLFSHRALLYTEMVVADAAIHGPRERLLGFDATQHPVALQLGGSDPQKLAEAAKIGADFGYDEINLNVGCPSDRVQSGTFGACLMLTPDVVGRAIAAIKDAVSVPVTVKCRIGVDDQDTETALDNLADRVLAEGADALWVHARKAWLKGLSPKENREVPPLDYERVYRLKQRLGSVFVAINGGITTLDEAEDHLKHVDAVMLGRAAYHNPALLAEVDARLHGEPTRVLDMAQVIDAMCDYVDAHIASGGRLSHISRHMVGLFSGQPGARRWRQILSTDATKPGAGSDILRQAYEGVMQACHEAA from the coding sequence ATGACTGATAATATTTCAAATTATCCTGATATAAAATTCGCCGTTGCCCCCATGATCGACTGGAGCGACCGCCATTGCCGTTTCTTTCACAGGCTCTTTTCGCACCGCGCGCTACTTTATACCGAAATGGTTGTAGCCGATGCTGCGATCCACGGGCCGCGCGAACGGCTGCTTGGTTTTGACGCTACACAACATCCGGTGGCGTTGCAGCTTGGCGGCTCCGATCCACAAAAACTTGCTGAGGCTGCCAAAATCGGAGCCGATTTTGGCTATGACGAGATCAACCTCAATGTTGGTTGCCCTTCGGATCGCGTTCAGTCGGGGACTTTTGGTGCGTGTCTGATGCTGACGCCCGATGTCGTCGGCCGCGCAATTGCGGCGATAAAAGATGCGGTGTCCGTTCCCGTGACCGTCAAGTGCCGTATTGGTGTCGATGATCAGGATACGGAAACGGCGCTGGATAATCTCGCTGATCGCGTACTCGCCGAGGGTGCGGATGCTTTATGGGTCCATGCCCGCAAGGCTTGGCTGAAAGGCCTGTCGCCCAAGGAAAACCGCGAGGTTCCACCGCTTGATTATGAGCGCGTCTATCGTCTCAAGCAGCGTCTGGGGTCGGTCTTTGTGGCAATCAATGGCGGCATTACGACATTGGATGAGGCGGAAGATCATTTAAAGCACGTCGATGCGGTGATGCTGGGGCGTGCTGCCTATCACAATCCCGCATTACTGGCCGAGGTGGATGCGCGTCTTCATGGGGAGCCGACGAGGGTTCTCGATATGGCGCAAGTGATCGATGCCATGTGCGATTATGTCGATGCGCATATAGCGTCCGGCGGCAGGCTTTCGCATATCAGTCGCCACATGGTCGGGCTTTTCAGCGGCCAGCCCGGTGCCCGACGCTGGCGGCAGATACTTTCCACCGATGCCACAAAACCCGGTGCTGGCAGCGACATTCTGCGTCAAGCCTATGAGGGTGTCATGCAAGCCTGCCATGAAGCCGCTTGA
- a CDS encoding alpha-D-ribose 1-methylphosphonate 5-triphosphate diphosphatase: MMTETILRNARIVLGREVIDGTIRILDGTIADISSGPSAIGEDLEGDFLTPGLVELHTDHLEGHYAPRPKVRWNPIAAVQAHDAQIAASGITTVFDALRIGLDDDAPTNIDDMLKLSTAIAQGREAGRLRADHFLHMRCEVSAPDCLDAFERFGAHPLIRLVSLMDHAPGQRQFTNIDAYKMYFLGRNKLSEEEFRLYCERRIGQSQQYADRNRKAIAELCHERGIILASHDDATTGHVAEAHAQGIRVAEFPTTHAAAEASKQAGMSVLMGAPNVVRGGSHSGNVSARELVEAGHLDIISSDYIPASMMQSAFFLADTLDQVSLPDAIRLVSFNPAQAVGLDDRGEIAAGKRADLVRVQMADHVPIIRTVWREGQRVI, translated from the coding sequence ATAATGACTGAAACTATTTTGCGCAATGCGCGCATTGTTCTTGGCCGTGAAGTGATCGACGGCACCATCAGGATTTTGGACGGCACGATTGCCGATATCTCCAGCGGACCTTCTGCCATCGGTGAGGATTTGGAGGGCGATTTTTTGACGCCTGGGCTGGTCGAATTGCATACAGATCACCTGGAAGGCCATTATGCACCGCGACCCAAGGTGCGCTGGAACCCGATTGCCGCCGTGCAGGCACATGACGCACAGATTGCCGCCTCCGGCATCACCACGGTTTTCGATGCCTTGCGTATTGGTCTTGATGACGATGCTCCGACCAATATCGACGACATGCTAAAGCTTTCTACAGCCATTGCGCAGGGACGTGAGGCAGGGCGGTTGCGCGCCGATCATTTTCTACATATGCGCTGCGAGGTTTCAGCACCCGATTGTCTCGACGCGTTCGAGCGCTTTGGAGCGCATCCGCTGATCCGGTTGGTGTCGCTGATGGATCATGCCCCCGGTCAGCGGCAATTCACCAATATTGACGCTTATAAGATGTATTTCCTCGGCAGGAACAAGCTTTCGGAAGAAGAATTCCGCCTCTATTGTGAGCGCCGCATCGGCCAGTCACAGCAATATGCGGACAGGAACCGTAAGGCTATTGCCGAGCTTTGCCATGAGCGTGGTATTATTCTGGCAAGTCATGACGATGCAACGACCGGTCACGTGGCAGAAGCCCATGCTCAGGGCATTCGCGTGGCCGAGTTTCCAACAACCCACGCTGCGGCCGAGGCCTCGAAACAGGCAGGCATGTCGGTTCTTATGGGCGCGCCGAATGTGGTGCGCGGCGGTTCGCATTCCGGCAACGTTTCGGCGCGTGAACTGGTTGAGGCGGGACATCTCGACATTATCTCATCCGATTATATCCCGGCCAGCATGATGCAATCAGCGTTTTTTCTGGCCGATACGCTCGACCAGGTCTCGCTGCCCGATGCCATTCGGCTGGTATCCTTCAACCCGGCCCAAGCGGTGGGGCTGGATGATCGCGGCGAGATTGCTGCGGGCAAACGCGCCGATCTGGTGCGCGTGCAGATGGCTGATCACGTGCCAATCATCCGCACTGTATGGCGCGAAGGACAGCGGGTGATCTGA
- a CDS encoding sugar kinase translates to MSGFASIGECMIELSGENGDQWRMGFAGDTLNTAWYVRALADKAMPVDYVSAFGEDSFSQKQRVFLTSNGIGIAHSPIIAGLHPGVYAITLEGAERSFTYWRSEAAARHLASDHAALEKSLAGRDIIYFSGISLAIILPEHRTQFFEILRQCRAAGSRIAFDPNFRHQLWPDRKVAQDLISEAMRLSDIALPTFPDEQALFGDKDAAACAERLGRLGVSEIVVKDGTEPALVLANGERTEVPAVAARAVDTTGAGDSFNGSYLAARIAGLQPVAAAQKAHAVAARVVEARGALTPMEMARAAFGE, encoded by the coding sequence ATGAGCGGCTTTGCTTCCATCGGGGAATGCATGATCGAGCTTTCGGGCGAAAATGGTGACCAATGGCGCATGGGCTTTGCCGGCGATACGCTTAATACGGCATGGTATGTGCGTGCGCTTGCCGACAAAGCGATGCCGGTGGATTATGTAAGCGCCTTTGGCGAAGACAGTTTTTCGCAGAAGCAGCGGGTATTTTTGACCTCGAACGGTATCGGCATTGCACACAGCCCGATTATTGCCGGGCTTCATCCGGGAGTTTACGCAATCACGCTTGAGGGTGCCGAACGTTCGTTTACCTATTGGCGCAGCGAAGCCGCCGCCCGACATTTGGCCAGCGACCACGCAGCGCTGGAAAAGAGCCTTGCCGGACGCGATATCATTTATTTCTCAGGCATCTCGCTTGCTATTATTCTGCCGGAGCATCGGACGCAATTCTTTGAGATATTACGGCAATGCCGTGCCGCCGGATCCCGGATCGCCTTCGATCCGAATTTCCGCCATCAGCTCTGGCCTGATCGCAAGGTCGCACAGGACCTCATCAGCGAAGCCATGCGGCTGTCCGATATTGCACTGCCGACCTTCCCCGACGAGCAGGCGCTATTTGGCGACAAAGATGCTGCAGCTTGCGCCGAACGTCTAGGCAGACTTGGCGTGAGTGAAATCGTCGTCAAGGACGGGACCGAGCCTGCATTGGTGCTTGCCAACGGCGAGCGCACGGAAGTTCCCGCTGTCGCGGCACGGGCCGTGGATACCACAGGCGCGGGCGACAGCTTTAACGGAAGCTATCTCGCCGCGCGCATAGCAGGGCTTCAGCCGGTGGCGGCGGCACAAAAGGCGCATGCAGTCGCAGCGCGTGTGGTTGAAGCACGCGGTGCGCTGACACCGATGGAAATGGCTCGCGCCGCTTTCGGTGAATAA